In a single window of the Drosophila miranda strain MSH22 chromosome XL, D.miranda_PacBio2.1, whole genome shotgun sequence genome:
- the LOC117188353 gene encoding protein new-glue 3, which produces MKLHWLLLAVCLACSLRISCGTGTSTTSTTAAASVTSTSASAADATSTTTTTTTTTTTTSASTPDASTSASSSSSDDATTAASSSSSSSSSSSSSSKKSAAAKRKARLRRRRAAKRRAARRRAARRRNRG; this is translated from the coding sequence ATGAAGCTTCACTGGCTGCTCCTGGCTGTTTGTCTGGCCTGCTCGCTGCGGATCAGCTGCGGCACCGGCACCTCTACCACTTCCACTACCGCTGCAGCGAGTGTGACCAGCACCAGCGCCAGCGCCGCCGACGCCAcctccaccaccaccaccaccaccaccaccaccaccaccaccagcgcCTCCACCCCGGACGCCAGCACttcggccagcagcagcagcagcgacgatGCTACCAcagccgccagcagcagcagcagcagcagcagcagtagcagctcCTCCAGCAAGAAGAGTGCCGCTGCCAAGCGCAAGGCCCGGCTACGTCGTCGGAGGGCTGCCAAAAGGAGGGCGGCCAGAAGGCGTGCTGCCAGAAGGAGGAACAGGGGCTAG